One Salarias fasciatus chromosome 9, fSalaFa1.1, whole genome shotgun sequence DNA segment encodes these proteins:
- the sec22c gene encoding vesicle-trafficking protein SEC22c, with product MSLILFAFVVRVRDGLPLSASTDFEHNRELQERKKQLRTISKALAGLPDKGIIEGRTLNTFFISSEGVSYMTVCHCSLPIAKAFCFLEDLRWEFTACFKSTVVALAARPYPFLEFDSTIQKLKQQYNQRGGPALEVTLAEVQEDLRLHPPQIINLDEVELTNGIANGHVEQGLGSGQNQRLEPVTALGILSLVLNIMCASLNVIRGVHLMEYTFQDDYDGIWNVVAFLLAFLCCVFQCHLYLFYSSQKKVKSFALLSLIVLCNLFLLGLRNAWQLVFHVSVASLATFLILTRKLQDRNGDCGV from the exons ATGTCTCTGATCCTCTTTGCTTTTGTGGTTCGAGTCAGGGATGGACTCCCTCTGTCGGCTTCCACAGACTTTGAACACAACCGAGAGCTTcaggaaagaaagaagcagcTCAGGACCATCAGCAAGGCACTGGCCGGCCTCCCCGACAAGGGGATTATCGAGGGCCGGACGCTCAACACATT CTTCATCTCTTCGGAGGGTGTATCCTACATGACTGTGTGCCACTGCAGCCTCCCTATTGCTAAGGCCTTCTGCTTCCTGGAAGATCTGCGCTGGGAGTTCACAGCATGCTTCAAGAGCACTGTTGTTGCCTTGGCAGCCAGGCCATATCCATTTTTGGAATTTG ATAGTACCATTCAAAAGCTAAAGCAGCAGTATAACCAGAGGGGCGGTCCAGCCCTCGAGGTGACTCTGGCtgaagtccaggaggatctgaggCTTCATCCACCACAAATAATCAACCTGGATGAGGTGGAGCTAACTAATGGCATTGCAAATGGACATGTGGAGCAGGGACTAGGATCTG GTCAGAACCAGAGGCTTGAGCCAGTGACGGCGTTGGGCATCCTCTCTCTTGTTCTTAATATCATGTGTGCATCTTTGAACGTCATCCGGGGAGTGCACCTCATGGAATACACATTCCAG GATGATTATGACGGCATTTGGAATGTAGTGGCATTTCTTCTGGCATTTCTCTGTTGTGTATTTCAG TGCCACCTCTACCTTTTCTACTCGTCTCAGAAGAAAGTCAAGTCCTTCGCTCTGCTGAGCCTGATCGTCCTATGCAACCTGTTCCTGCTCGGCTTGAGGAACGCGTGGCAGCTCGTCTTCCACGTGTCCGTCGCCTCCCTCGCCACCTTCCTCATCCTGACTCGCAAACTTCAGGACAGAAACGGTGACTGTGGGGTCTGA